Genomic segment of bacterium:
GGGCACGAGATCGCGGAAACGGACCGGCGCCGGCAACGGCCACGCCCAGTCGAAACCGCCCGAGGCTTCCAACTTCCCGCCGTCCAGCCCGGCGACGGGTGTCGGGCCCAGGTAGAGCCGACGGGGCAGCGCTCCGAACAGCGCGCCCGCATCGCATCGCTCCAGGCGCCACTCCCCCCGCAACCGGCCGGGACCCGGCCAGCCCTCCCATTCCGCGTCGGCCGAGACCGCGGTCCCGTTCCAGTCCGCCTCGTCCACGCGCAACCGCAGGCGTCCGGGCACGGGGAGGATCGTGACCGCGGCGGCCTGGGCGGCCGCGGTCGTGACGCCGTCCCCCAGGGTCCATTCCAGATGCGGTTGCGCCAGCCGCACGTCGCGCAGGGCGGCGCGCCCGCCCGCCAGTTCGCGCCAGTCGGGACGCACCGTCGCCGACTTCGCCTTCAGGAACCAGGACACGCCGCCCGGCGCCGCGGCGCGCGCCTCGGGACCGGGGATCGCCACCACGTTCGACAGCACGACCCGCGGCGTCGGCCAGAGGTCGACCCGCGCCTTGCCGACGGTGACTTCGACACCCGATCCCGCGTTCAGTTCGGCGAGCGCCGACCGGGCGAAGCGGTCGACCGGCAGCAGGAAGCGCACGGCCAGCGTCAGCGCCGCCAGCAGCAGCATGAGGACCAGCAGGCTCGCCATCCAGCGGCGCGACACTTTCACGACGCATCCCCTCCCTGCGCGGGACCGGCGCCGACGATGCGCCCGCCGCCGCAGACGCGGTCCCCCCGGTAGAGCACCAGGAACTGGCCCGGCGCCACGCCTTCGGCCGCGCCGTCCAGTTCGACCTCGAACCTCGCACCGTCCCGCGACCAGTCCCGCACCGGCACGCCGGCGTGGCGGTGGCGCAGCTGCACCGTCCACGGGCCGGGACCGACCGGGCCGCGTCGCGGCACGCCGGCCAGGTCGACGAACCCGTCGCAATGCACGCGGCCGACCCGCAGCGCGTCCCGCGGCCCGACCACCACGCGGTTGCCTTCCTTCTCGAGCGCGACGACGAACAGGGGTTCGGCGCCGGCGATGCCCAGCCCGCGCCGCTGCCCGACGGTGTAGTGGGCGAGGCCGCGATGCCGCCCCAGGACCCGCCCGTCCCGGTGGACGATCTCGCCGCCGGGGCCCGTGTCGCGGCCGGAGAACAGGAACGAACGGTCGTCGTCCGGCACGAAGCAGATCTCCTGGCTGTCCGGGCGCGCCGCCGCCTCGAGGCCCAGCGCGGCCGCGGCCGCGCGCACGTCGAGCTTGGCCGACCAGCCCAGCGGGAACACGCACCGCGCCAGCACGTCGCGTTCCAGGCGGTGCAGGAAGTAGGACTGGTCCTTGTCGGGATCGAGCGCGCGGTGGAGCTCGGGACCGTCGGGGCCGGCCAGGACGCGGGCGTAGTGGCCGGTCGCGACGAGATCGAGGCCCAGCTCGTCGGCCAGGTGCGTCAACTGCGGGAAACGGACGGCGGCGTTGCAGCCCACGCAGGGGTTCGGCGTGCGGCCAGCGAGGTACTCGTCCACGAAGGGCTCGATCACCCGCGAACGGAACGCCGGCTCCACGCCGCTCACCCAGTGGCGCGCGCCCAGAGCGGCGGCGGTGCGGCGCGCGGCGTCGATGGCGTCGAGCGAGCAGCACGAGCGGTTGCCCTCGCCGCCGAAGCTCCCGTCGCTCGTGCAGAAATTCTTCAGGGTGACCGCGTGCACCTCGCAGCCGAGGTGCGCGAGCAGGGCGAGCGCCACGCTGCTGTCCACGCCGCCGCTGAGGCCCAGCAGCACGCCGCAGCCGCGCGGCAGCGCGGCGCGCAGGGCGTCGGGAACGGGCAGCGGGAAGCTCATCGCGCTCCGGCGGACCGACCGGCGGGCCGGGTCAGGAATGGGAGGGTGCCGCGACCCCGGCGGGGACCTCGGCCTTCATGAGGTCCTGGATCACCTTGATGTTCTGGCGCGAGCGATCGCCGATGTCGCCGTCGCGGTCGTACTTGGCGGCGGCCTCCCACTCGCGGATCGCCTCGCGGTACATCTTCGACTCGGCGAACATGATCGCCAGGTTGTAGTGCGCCAGGGCGCTGCGGGGGTTGCCGGCCAGCACCGTGTTGAACTGCTCGATCGCCTCGGCGTACTGGTGGCGGCGGAAGTTCAGCGAACCGAGGTTGCAGCGGGCCTTCTCGTCGTCCGGCCGCAGCCGGATGGCGTGCTGGTAGCACTCGCGCGCCGAGGTGAGCGCGTTGCGGGCGATGACGTCGCGCCCTTCGGCCACGTCGTCCCAGATCAGGCCGGCGTTCACCAGCGGTTCGACGAACAGGGTGTCGAGCGCCGAGGCCCGCTGGAAGTAGGTCAGGGCGGAGTCCAGGGTGGCGTTGCGGCCCGTCGGCGAGTCCGGACCGGGGGGCGGGGCGTCGGCAGCGGCGGCGGCCTGGTAGGACAGGTTGCCGAGCTCGTACCAGACGAGGTGGGCCGGCACCGAGCCGTCGGCCAGGGCGCGGCGCAAGGCCGCATCCTGCTGTTCGACGGGCAGCCCGCGGAACGGGGCCAGGGCCGCGTCCAACGTGCTCTCGGCGGGTTTGTCCCGGCAGCCGTTCGCCAGCAGGGCCAGGGCGGCGGTCAGCAGGATGCCGAGCGCCGGGAACCGGATGTCCGATCGCGTGCCGTGCCTCAAGTCCACTCCCCTCCCGTTGGGATGCGCGCCCGCCCGAGCGCCTCCCCTGATCCTACCACCAACGCTCGAGACCCGCCAGCGAGACCGTCAGGCGCCAGGTGCGGTCGGTCAGGCCGTTGTCCTGCCGGTCGCCGGTCCAGCCGTACGACAGGGCCACGTCCAGGTGCCCGCTCTGATCGCGGAACGTCAGGCCCGTGCCCGCCGCGATCCTGGTCTCCAGCACGTCGGCGCCGCCGACCTGGTAGGGCCAGCGCTGGCGCGAGACCCCCAGGCGCAGCGGCAGGTTGCGCCAGCCGCCGCGGCGGCGCCACTGCTCGACGCGCTCCACGCCCGCGCTCCAGCGCCAGGCGTCGACCATCTCGGCCGCCCAGGTGTCGTTCCCCGCGAAGTCGCTGAAGGGCTGGGATTCGAACTCGCACCCGGCGCGCCAGCGGCCGCGCACGGGCATCTGGGCGCCCAGGGTCCAGGTCGCCGGCAGCCGGACCTCGTACGCCTGCGTCCGGGTGCCCGGCAGGCCCAGCATGTCCCGGGTCCGGGTCATGTCCCAGCCGTGGCCAGGGGTGACCGTCGCGCCGACGCTCAGGTCCCGCCACGGCCGGGCCTGGACGGACCACGTCGTCGACAGGCCGCTGATGTCGTCGGTGAGGACCTCCGACACGGCCACGTACGGCGAGTCGCCGGTGCCGTCCGGCGTGCCCACGTCGTCGCGGAGGCGCTCGCGCACCACGCCGCGCACCAGGTTCAGGGTCGCGCCCAGCGAGAGCCGGTCGTTCACCCGGTAGGCGCCGCCGAGCGGCACCTCGAACTGCGTGCCCTCGCGCACCAGCGTCTCGGTCCCGTGGAAGATCACCGATTCGCC
This window contains:
- the mnmA gene encoding tRNA 2-thiouridine(34) synthase MnmA, yielding MSFPLPVPDALRAALPRGCGVLLGLSGGVDSSVALALLAHLGCEVHAVTLKNFCTSDGSFGGEGNRSCCSLDAIDAARRTAAALGARHWVSGVEPAFRSRVIEPFVDEYLAGRTPNPCVGCNAAVRFPQLTHLADELGLDLVATGHYARVLAGPDGPELHRALDPDKDQSYFLHRLERDVLARCVFPLGWSAKLDVRAAAAALGLEAAARPDSQEICFVPDDDRSFLFSGRDTGPGGEIVHRDGRVLGRHRGLAHYTVGQRRGLGIAGAEPLFVVALEKEGNRVVVGPRDALRVGRVHCDGFVDLAGVPRRGPVGPGPWTVQLRHRHAGVPVRDWSRDGARFEVELDGAAEGVAPGQFLVLYRGDRVCGGGRIVGAGPAQGGDAS
- a CDS encoding tetratricopeptide repeat protein, which encodes MRHGTRSDIRFPALGILLTAALALLANGCRDKPAESTLDAALAPFRGLPVEQQDAALRRALADGSVPAHLVWYELGNLSYQAAAAADAPPPGPDSPTGRNATLDSALTYFQRASALDTLFVEPLVNAGLIWDDVAEGRDVIARNALTSARECYQHAIRLRPDDEKARCNLGSLNFRRHQYAEAIEQFNTVLAGNPRSALAHYNLAIMFAESKMYREAIREWEAAAKYDRDGDIGDRSRQNIKVIQDLMKAEVPAGVAAPSHS